In Flavobacteriales bacterium, the genomic window GGTTTGACGAAACCACACCCGATTTATCATCTGCCCAGTTTTCGATTGGGTTGAACTTCGCTTTTAAAAATAGAGTTAGTGAAAATTTAAAGAATAAAACGTCTTTTCTTTCGGAGAATGAATCGTTTGCTTCTAGTTCAGATTCTAGTAAGTCAAATTTTGATTTCTGGTATAGGAACACTTTACAATTAGACTTTATGCCATATGAAACTTTGTTTCTTCTTAGTTGCGAAAGAATAATTATAAATGGGAGTAAATTTAAATTAGGAATAAAAGCCGGTGTTGGCTACGGTAATGAAAGCCCTATAATGCCTTTTGGATTAAACTTTATGTGGTCTCATGGTAACATACATTTTGAGTTAAACTCTCAATACGTATACTTTCTTAGAGATTCAGGCAAGTTGAATTTAATGCCACAAGTTGGAGTTCGATATCAAAAACCCAGTGGTCGTCTACTGGTTAAAGCATACATTTCCCCGTTTGTGGTAGAACATTATAAAATTATTTCGCCATACTCTAATCGATTAGAAATATTGGGTGTTACTGTTGGGTATTCTTTTTGGCAGTGAGAAAAACTCACCCCAAAACCCGCTCTTTTGAAAAAAAGAGGGGGCTGGCATTCGTGAATTATTCGGCTTTGTTGTCTAAGTAAAATTCGATTTTTGATTTTACTTCTTCCATATTCACTAAATCATTATTACGGAATCGAATTACTGTAATTCCAAGACTCGTTAATATTTTATCACGACTTGCATCTTCTTCTTTTTGATTATTGTGAATTGAGCCATCCAACTCAATTGCCAACTTTTTGGTAGAGCAATAGAAATCAAGAATAAAAAACAACGGGTTATTCAGATGATCACTCCCATAAATGATGGGATGTTGCCTTAAGAATTTGTGGTTATTTAGTTTTCGATTTCTCAATTTCCCCCACAATAAAGCTTCAGATGGTGTTTGGTTTTTACGCAGTTCGCGTACCAGTTTGGTAATTCGGTTCATGAGATGT contains:
- a CDS encoding endonuclease domain-containing protein, producing MNRITKLVRELRKNQTPSEALLWGKLRNRKLNNHKFLRQHPIIYGSDHLNNPLFFILDFYCSTKKLAIELDGSIHNNQKEEDASRDKILTSLGITVIRFRNNDLVNMEEVKSKIEFYLDNKAE